The segment AGGTTGTATTCCCTTGTCAGGTTTTAAGAGCGGCGTGAGAGGAGCAGAGGCAACAAATTCTGCCAAGCTCGAAGGGCATCTTCCTCCTAGCCATAGATTAACCACAGAAGTAATAGCACGCAGGAGGTCTTTGGCTATAGCTGAACCTTCTCCACAAAGGGCATCTAAAATATGTTGAGCTCTCAACCCGTCCCTCCCACACGAGGTGCCTTTAGGGAAGGATTTAATTCCCCCAAGGACATTGTCAACATCCACTACCAGGGGAGGTTCTGAAAATATGGTATTGGGCATGGAAGGCGGTGGCTTGTATGGATGCTTATCCTCCAATGCCTTCGTGGTATCACCCCTAAATGGAGCAACCCCCGAAGAACATAAAACTTTCACTGCTGCTGTAAAATGTCCATCGGCAACCTTACGAAGACATTGTCTGATATTGGTGCTGCCCGGTGTTCTTTTCTCCCGAATGTACTCCTCTTTTTTATCTTGTTGCTCCAGTCTTGCATTGTCAACTAAGTTTTTAACTAGCTTGGCGATACTGCCTTCAGTCCCCCAAGTAGCTAAAGCGCTCAAGATATTACGATGTTGCAAAGACTTCCTGTTCCCAGACCTACTTTCTTGCCTATTCTTGGGTCTGAACACCTGAAGAGTACACCTAGGAAGAATTAACAGAGCAACCCACGCTTCAACAGATCCAGGATGAGCAACCACTTTGGAAAGGGATGTTTTCAAAGCCTGAGAGAAAGCCATACGACAGTTATGAGGGATGCTTTTGACAGTGGTGATAGGCAGCTTAAAAACACGATCAAGTAGTTGAGCATCCATCACCAACCCATCATTGAGGTCAGCTTCTGGTTCATTGGGTAGCGGCTTTGGAATACCAACAATATGCATGCTTATGTCATCAGCCCCGTCAATAAACTTAATCAAGCCATCCGGGTGGTGACATGAACGACTCAGGGCATGAAGCTTCATGCAATCCCCACAAATCCATTGACCAAACTCCTTCAAAGTTGCTGCCACAGACATAAACAATCCAACATCAGAAGTAATAGCCTCCCGTAACACAGCTCTGCGTTCATCTGTATGGAGGTGTAAGCTCTTGAGATGAGATATCATACGAGAAATTCCTTTACTTCCAACAATACCATTTGGGCAACAGTAAAACCCCCGAAAAGGACATGGCCAAGCCCCGCTCTCAAAGGAATGAAAGGACGCCATAAACCAACAGATAAAGTTTATTTAAGCCTCAAGGTGAGACCCGAAATTAGAAGCACTAACCCAAAAGAACAAGTGACACTCCAACAAAAGGTTGGAGTGTGCACAATGGAACCCACACCAAATAGAATCTCTACATCAGCTTGAACCAAAAAATTGGCAACAACACTTGAAAACTCATtcaggcattttatcaaacacttggcGGACAGAAAAAGAAACACCTTGTTTGCCCCACCAAGCcttgaatttttttctcaaacACACTCCGGAATAAATATATAGAAGCAGTAGCTTGTGGATTGAATTTGATCGAGTAATACCCACGTAAAATCAAAGCGCTATAATAAAACTACAAACACACTGAAACAGTTTTGATAACCATGGATCTTTTCTGAGTGACGCCATGATAAAATCGAACTCTAAAATAACATTAAATAGCTCCGATTCCGTTTGTAAATAGCTCTGATTAAACATGTTTCATTAATGGATCACAAGTAGTAGgagaaatttataattttttattggaAATCTTCTGATTGTCTAATTTGCATTTGTTAGGAGATGGAGATGTTAGGAGACAATCGGATTGAAGATGTGCGTTGGCTATGTTCCCTCTTAGAATCCGATTTGGATATACTAGTCAAGCTGAAGGAGATGGTTATCCAAAGGGCATCTTTTATCCGGCATGAATCTTTAGCCAACAATTTTGACTTAAagaagcttatagatttgagttTTCTGTTAATGCAAGTCCAAAAACAACAGTTGTGTGAGAttccacaaatgaaggaatctgCTCATGGGTGTGTGGAGAGATTGAATGTAGCAAGACATGAAATTAGTGAAGAGTTTAGAGAAATGGGTGCAGAAGAGTTGATGGCTTACATTAGTTCAGATAGACAGAAAAAGATATCTGAGTTGTTTGGTGATGATTCTCTTAtagggaagaagaagaaaagagttgGTTATGCCATTGTTTGCTCTTTTTAGGAACATCAAGGATGTGAACATTATTATCCATATGTTATATAGAGATTTAAACGCATAACTTACAAGTTGCAGGCTCCAAAAGTCAGGGTGCTATTAGTCAGCAAACCGGCATGGCTGATCCTCTAGCAGACTTGGTAAACATTTGTATTGTTTGCTTGTTTTGTTATGCTTAATTTGTATGGTATTTGAGACATTTGTATGGTATTTAAGACAATGGAATTGAATGTGTCAAAGTTGGTATTAGAGACATTTTTTGGTGTATTTTGGACAAATTGAATTGCTATGGTATTTGacaaaaaatggaaaattttaattttttttttttgaagaaatgaaagtagctACGGACTAGCTACGGAAATCCGTCGCTAAATAGGTCCGTAGCTATTTCATAGGAAGAAAGTCAATTTCAGTCATACTTGAGCTCTGTCGTTAATTCGTAGCAAATCCGTAGCTAAACAGTtacgtagctattccgtaggaaATCAATTGCGTGGGTAATCCGTAGGAAATCTGTAGCCATGagattccgtagctattccgtaggaaAATAGTCAATTGTAGTCAAACTTGACACCCGTCGGCAATCCGTAGGTATTCCGTAGCAATTCGTGTCCGTAGCTATTCTATAGGTATTATACCTACGGAAAAATCCGTAGCTATTCTATAACTAGTCCGTAGCAATTCCGTAGGTAAAAATTTCCCACGGGCATTTATGCTACAGGGCATTTTCCGTAGCAAATTCGTAGGTATCGCTTTATACCTACTGAATAGCTACGGATTGTGCCGTAGCTGTTGCCCTATTTTTGTAGTAGTGTTATGCTCATTTTTGTTCATCTCatttttgtttgtttatgtttagttAAGTAACATCCGAATGAAccaaaacaaacaaataaattttcAGATAAAAGATAACCAACAGGAAAATTTGTTTGACTTTGTGTCCACGTTGATTTGTTTGTTTCCTTAAACTAACCCAAAAATATATGAACAAGCCTTTCTTGTTTATTTGATTCGCATAATGTCCTACACCAAAGAGCAAAACATATACATTTTGCCACACGTCCAGTCCTTAATTTCCGATCTCTACTCAGACCGTTTTTTTCTTCACTCTTGCATATTTTAGATCTTAGCAATAAGATTCAAATTCAAAACACATAAATTACACGGTATGGGAAAGAATGGTCTACCAGTCTCATTTTGTCACTAAtgggtatttttgaaataattcCTCAACACAATTTTACATTAAATGAACTTCTtgcatataataaaaaaaattgattatttgatttGTTATATTCATCCATTAGAGAATAATTTAATTTGTCATATTCTCCCATTAATAGCACGCCTATCTAAAAGATGTTAAACAACCCTCCAAGATTTAAGAAAATTGCACCATGCCACCATGCGTATATAGCACTAATGTTGCAAACAAGCACATATTCGTTAGAAGCACCACATCTAGTCGTCTACTTCGTTATAATCTTACATCTCTGAAAACAAGATAGCTCTACAAAACTGTTCTCCATGGACAATAATATTACTCCAAGGATCACCAGAAGAAACTCAACCAGAGAGGTTTCCATTTCCATGCCACTTCCAGTAGAACCGCTTCAAACTGCATCTCCATGTCCATCTTGGTAAGTTGATTTCATTGcatgtttcatttttttttttttattaatctctGATTGAATAACAAAACTGTTTACTCTATTTGACGATGTCAACAAGTCTGTTTTCTCAAATGGAAATGGTTGTAGTTTTATTTTACAAAATAACACATGGGAAGTGAtttgtacacaacaatttttaTTCGCACACAACATTTTATGATTGATTGAGTTGtacaatacaatattttaaaacacaaattgttgtgtatggagaaaTTACCAATCATCTCCCAAATCAGATGTATAGCTTTAAATCACATGTATAGCTTTATACACCTGTACAATTAGCTAGGGTTTGTTATGTTACAGAAATGTAGACATAGCATAGCCTCCGTGTGAAAAACTCAAGAACTTCAACTTTATTAACTAAATCAACACATTACCATGTAAATACAAAGCAATCCAGATCCTCACCAGAAATTACACCCGACTCTCTATTTATAAAACCTAAAACTATGACACTGAAAGAAAATAACAAACGGTTTCAGAGAAATTAAACCCTAGACGAAGACTCAGAGAGAGTATTTTGTGATTAACAAATATCTTTTATACACTATAAGATATATATGGGAACAGACACGCAGAATTATATATTCTGATTTATGATACCTGTTGAATCATTTTTTGATCTGTTATTGTTTGCACACCCTAATTTTTCTCCTAGCTAGAGCAACTGACTTGAAGCTTTTAGCAATCAATCTGCATAAAAAATGACTTAAGTTAGAAATTTTTATTTAACAACCAAATGTTAAGTTTgaactatatatatatgttggttattTTAACACTCTGTTTCATATTGCAAATCATGAACTGATTATTAGATCTTGTTTTTATATATTACTACATGCATGCTAGGTTTCTTACTTGTCTAAAGGCGTTGCATTATGCGCCGGTGGGGATGCTTATAAACAGTATATACTGCGTTGATAGGATTCCTTCGGTTGAAATATCAATCTCAAACGGAACATCCTTTTGAAACTCATATATTCTCTATATACTTGTCAGTGGCTTCAATAACTATTTTTTTAGTGACTTATTCGATCCTGGGTTATTATACAGACAGGTATTCAGACATGGGACGACTATCTTCTCCAACTGTTTATTTTAAGATCTTAGTGAGTAGTGCTTTATTTTCAGTAATTTACGCACTTCTTTCACTGGTTTTGGTGTTGGTGGTCCCTCCAAACCTCATGTGGATTCTGGATTCAGTTATAGCTTTACTCCTCATACCCATCATAGCATACAAATGTATCC is part of the Lactuca sativa cultivar Salinas chromosome 7, Lsat_Salinas_v11, whole genome shotgun sequence genome and harbors:
- the LOC111881389 gene encoding uncharacterized protein LOC111881389; protein product: MEMLGDNRIEDVRWLCSLLESDLDILVKLKEMVIQRASFIRHESLANNFDLKKLIDLSFLLMQVQKQQLCEIPQMKESAHGCVERLNVARHEISEEFREMGAEELMAYISSDRQKKISELFGDDSLIGKKKKRVGYAIVCSF